From one Dermacentor variabilis isolate Ectoservices chromosome 3, ASM5094787v1, whole genome shotgun sequence genomic stretch:
- the LOC142576174 gene encoding uncharacterized protein LOC142576174 has product MIPKPGKPPSLSNLRPISLTSCVGKTLERMALTRLSDFIEAKEFFPHSLIGFRRRVCAQDMFLILQHTFLSPNPSQIHALVTVDVRKAFDGVCHDHILSQLSSLDCGHRMYSYLRSFLSNRVARFRVDTHLSDPHPLTRGTPQGAVLSPILFNLAMTPLASQLAQIPDLQHIFYADDITLWCSSGSPGHVQDTLQRGLDLINSFLSTAGLSPAPEKSELLLLNYSSYQRSHNALISLHLSGSPIPIVPQCKVLGFPLHAAKNVQALHHAVRTCHSVTHLLRRVVTRRSGLHEAHACRVAHALALNKFLYFVPYVSFTPTQLNTLETALVGLYKAALNLPITTSTAKLFATGLFHPLRSLLSLHRDSQLARLSLTRQGQWLLAQAGISPIPVSSFTSPKSAPAPNLRILPLPSNMSPVLHAGRRHAAAQHHSPLFTTQGVAYTDASFIAPRGSCGYAIYHPHLPVPETHTSGPYLHPPDALSLEVLAIVHALQSFPSLPSLPEYTIYTDSQAAIRHIQNRTLPHSLQQEVERAVSALQPSTVFLRWVPGHSGIDGNELAHQLARDVFNRAPLIPWSGPSQDSGGLSLRRTIKEVYLQLRLDKRLYPPPHPSLTVPEARLLRHIQMNALVTPSRLFLYRYRSDPSCPNCPSTYADLSHCLFYCPAAQQSSSYPPPSLSITTWLDWLGAEGEEEQRRLATQAVDMLGL; this is encoded by the coding sequence ATGATTCCGAAGCCGGGcaaacctccctccctttctaaCCTTCGCCCTATCTCCTTGACGTCGTGTGTTGGCAAGACCCTTGAGCGAATGGCTTTGACTCGCCTCTCTGATTTTATTGAAGCGAAAGAGTTCTTCCCCCATTCTCTTATCGGCTTTCGACGGCGCGTCTGTGCACAGGACATGTTCCTGATCCTCCAGCACACCTTTCTCTCACCCAATCCCAGCCAGATCCACGCTCTTGTGACTGTTGATGTCCGCAAGGCCTTCGACGGTGTGTGCCACGACCATATCCTGTCTCAACTCTCCTCCCTGGACTGCGGACACCGGATGTACTCTTATCTCCGCTCCTTTCTCTCTAACCGAGTGGCTCGTTTCCGAGTGGACACCCATCTGTCCGATCCCCACCCGCTCACCCGTGGCACTCCTCAAGGTGCTGTTCTCTCTCCTATCCTTTTTAATCTTGCTATGACCCCTCTCGCCTCCCAACTAGCCCAGATTCCTGACCTCCAGCACAtcttttatgccgacgacatcaccctctggtgtTCGTCTGGTTCTCCCGGTCACGTACAGGACACCCTGCAACGTGGCCTCGATCTCATCAACTCCTTTCTCTCCACTGCTGGCTTGTCACCTGctccggagaaatccgagcttctccTTCTTAACTACTCCTCATACCAGCGCTCCCACAACGCCCTAATCTCCCTCCATCTTTCCGGCTCTCCCATTCCTATTGTCCCCCAATGCAAAGTTCTTGGCTTCCCGTTGCATGCAGCCAAGAATGTGCAAGCCCTACACCATGCTGTCAGGACTTGTCACTCGGTAACTCACCTCCTGCGGCGCGTGGTCACTCGGCGCTCGGGCCTCCACGAGGCTCATGCGTGCCGAGTTGCCCATGCGCTCGCCCTCAACAAGTTCCTGTACTTTGTGCCTTACGTTTCCTTCACCCCCACTCAGCTTAACACCCTCGAGACCGCCCTTGTGGGCCTctacaaggcagctctcaacctcCCTATCACCACCTCCACTGCTAAGCTCTTTGCCACAGGCCTCTTCCATCctcttcgttctcttctctctctccaccGTGACTCCCAGCTTGCCCGGCTTTCTCTTACCCGTCAGGGTCAGTGGTTACTGGCCCAGGCGGGTATCTCTCCCATTCCCGTTTCCTCCTTTACCTCTCCAAAATCCGCCCCGGCGCCCAATCTTCGCATTCTCCCCCTGCCGTCCAATATGTCCCCTGTCCTGCATGCCGGCCGTCGTCACGCGGCCGCGCAGCATCATTCCCCCCTCTTTACTACCCAGGGAGTAGCCTACACGGATGCCTCTTTCATAGCCCCTCGAGGTTCCTGCGGCTACGCTATCTACCATCCCCACCTCCCAGTACCTGAAACTCACACGAGTGGGCCGTACCTACACCCTCCGGATGCACTATCTCTCGAGGTCCTTGCCATTGTACATGCCCTACAATCATTTCCCTCCCTGCCCTCGCTCCCAGAGTACACGATATACACCGATTCCCAAGCCGCCATTCGCCACATACAAAACCGCACCCTACCCCATTCACTCCAACAAGAGGTCGAACGAGCGGTCTCCGCATTGCAACCTTCCACCGTTTTCCTCCGCTGGGTCCCTGGGCATTCGGGGATTGACGGCAATGAGCTGGCCCATCAGCTCGCCCGTGACGTTTTTAACCGGGCACCGTTGATCCCCTGGTCGGGGCCCTCGCAGGATTCTGGGGGACTCTCCCTGCGCCGCACTATCAAGGAAGTTTACCTCCAACTCCGTCTCGATAAGCGCCTCTACCCTCCCCCTCATCCATCACTCACTGTGCCGGAGGCTCGCCTTCTGCGGCACATCCAAATGAATGCTCTGGTAACCCCTTCCCGCCTCTTTCTCTATCGCTATCGCTCCGACCCCTCCTGTCCCAACTGCCCCTCTACTTATGCAGACCTATCTCATTGCCTATTCTACTGTccggctgctcagcaatcaagttcctatcctcccccttcactttccatcaccacctggctcgactggcttggcgctgaaggtgaagaagaacagcgtcgactggccacccaggcggtcgatatgctcggcctgtaa